In the Escherichia marmotae genome, GTGCAATATTACGTGGACAGGCCCTCTTCGGGATATGCCAGGAACGCTTTGCCATTACATATCAACAACAAAGTGCCTCTTATTCTTTTCAATTTTTTGTATTCTTACAAGAACATACCTGCAAAATCAGGAGCATAATCGTTAAGCACATCAAAAGTAAGATTTTTATAAAGGGCATCTTCAAATTTTGACATAAGATATACTCCATATTGCCTTTCAGCATCTGCGTCCCCCAATAAATCTTGTTTAGATAGCTGATATGACAGTTGTGATGGGAAATCTTTCTCCAAAAATGTATATAACTCTTCCATGGTTCGCTCATAGCGTTTTGGGGCTATTCGTTTAATTACTGAATGCCAAGGCTGCCATTTTGAAAACCATGATGGAAAATCATTTTTCTCTCTGGCTTTAACAATATTTTCTGCATTATCAATATCGTCTTGCGTAATATTAGACACATTAAAGTATCTCATATCCTTTACAGCAGTTGAAAGTTTCAACACATCTGAAAGTTTGCACTGCAATGCCAGCCAAACCTCAATTTCATCCTCAGCATTTAGCTCTTTAACTTTAGCATGTGATATTTCTTCCAAAACCTCAATTCTGAACATTTCTTTAGCTAAGTTAAAGAATGAGGGTATACTATCGTCATATTCCCCATTTTCAGCTTTGTAAACTTTTAAAGCTCTTTGCATATGGTTCCAGGTTAAACTTACGCGATCCTCACAGGTCTCTGTTGCGTCATATGCAATACAGAAAGATTGTTTCTTTAATTCTGACGCCTTGTCAATTTCAGAAAGCCAGCTTGAGACTTTTAGTGAGAACTCATCATCATTCAACGAGTTTACCGTATCATATAACCTTAAAATAAAGCTTTTAAATACATCTGCATACTCAACATTATTTTCTTTTTCCCAGCGAATTGCAACGGAAACTCTTTCTTTCGGAGGATACCATCCGGCAACCAACACATTTAACGGTCTTACCCCCTGTCACTAATTATACATACGTCATTTGATAAATGATAATATATAGTAGATCCCTTGTAACTTAGCTCAAAAGAGTTTTTATTCAACAGTGATAATGAGTCTTCGCTCAGCGAGTTATTTTTTATATACACCACCGACTCTGGATTAAGGCTAAAAATGTGATCAGTTATATTCCTTATGTTATTTTTAGAAAATGAAACCTTGCTAATTCCGGGTGGAATGTTTTGTGGTAAACAATGTATTTTATTTTCGGCAGCATAAAATGCAACTAAACCAGAAGGAAGATTATCCTCAATTATTTCTATCTGATTTCTACAAACAGATATCACCTCTATGCATTCAGGTAATTTAGGTAATGCGACCAGTTGATTATCTTCAACGATCAATCTTTTCATGGCCCCCGGAAGAGGTGGTAAATGAGTCAATTTATTATTGCACAATTCGACACACTCCAGGCGGGCAGGAAAATACTCTATCTCGTTAATACTATTGTTATTTGCATGTATAATGCGTAAGTTTTCAGGAAGCCCACCTAAATAAGATATATTATTATCATTTATGTTGAGATATTCTATTGAAGAAGGCAATTCAGGTAATGACTTTAACCCTAACGCACTTAAATCAACACTTCCAGCCCTCCTGTTAAGACAATCTGTTAATATGCCAATCGCTATATCCCTATGCTCTCCTGGCTCATACTGCCTTTCCCATAAATTCCACTTAGAAAGCAGCATCTCTTTATTTTCATCAGGACAACAAACCATTGGCTTGTAGACAGGAGATAATACATTTAATTTATTCATTTAATTTCATCTACGCGTAAAATATGACACATACTCTTTACTAAAAGAATATAAAAAATAATCAAACATTAAGCATATCATTAATAACAACTATTCACCAACACTCCAACAAAAATCAATTTTTCAGGTTGTCGATATAACATTACGATAATATTTTACACAATATCGCTTTCCCCATTGGTATTAACTGCACGTTTTCAAGATTAAAATCTTAGCCCCGGACATTGGCTGCACACCATAGTTCCTTCTCGCCCGACTTCACCAGTATGAGTGGACAAAAGTATAAGACTGTAATGCCTATACCTGTCATAGGTTATCACGCTGTAAAATTAATGTGGTGACTTCTGACTGCCGGGTATTGAGATGTCAGGGCAATCTGAACTTATCCGCAGCATCTTAAAGGTTATCAAACCTCTACTCCCGGACGAACCAGTTACCGGTGCGACCACTTCATGTAGGTTCCAGTGCCGTAAAAACCATCATGCGCTGTTATACATGAGCGAGACTACCTGCCCACGTCATCACTGAAAATATATGGGCCTCAGCCGTTATACCGTCAGTCAGAAAGGTTCGTGTTCTGTGCATTATTGATATTTTAAATTTATCACACCAAACAATTCTTGCACGAAATAGAGCCTGTACATTATATTTTCATTGGTCAAATTTTGGCATATTTAGTCCAGCATCTAATGTAAGCCTATGAATAAAAACCAAAACACATCTATCAAGATGAGCGCTTGATTGAATTTTCTTTATAATTCCCATGAAACAACAACAATTATTTTGACAAACCATGCTATAATCGTATCACCAGATACTTTATAAGTATAAAAAACATTATTTAGTTTGTTATGCTTACTATTATATCAAGGAAAACGGCATGACAAAAAAAGAGATAGTTATGAGTGTTATCAAAAGGATTGAAACTAAACTACAACAAATGGAAAATATTAGTGTTGATGAGGTTGCCACCATTTCAGGTTATAGCAAAAGATATATGCAAAAAATATTTCAGGAAGTTGTTGGCATGAGAATTAGCAAGTACATAAAAAAAGAAAGTTAACTCAAGCGGCTATTTTAATAAAGTTAACAAAAAAGAGCATTTATCATATTGCAATGGATTTAAACTATTCAACACAACAATCTTTCACAAGAGCATTTTGTCAAGAATTCAAAGTGTCGCCATTGCAATATAGACTCAAAGATGAATTTGATTGTTCGGCACTATTTCCAAATTATGCATTGAACTTACCACCGCTTAGCATAAAAAAGGGAAATATAAACCAGTTAAAATTAAAAGTTGACAATTTTCAGCTTCAAGATTCTTTATTAAAAAACGAATACAAATTCCGTGCCAATAAAATTAGGTTCAATAGAATAACGGAAATTTTGTCATCAAAGGATGAAGCTATTGTGGTTTCAAAGTTTGAACCCAAGAGCCTTCTTGATTTGAATGTGGATTTAAATGTCATGATCGGCTACAAAGACGAAAAAAGTTATAATTATGAAATTAAAGAAAAAAATGTTGGATTGTAGAATACAATGGGACATGGGACGATTATATTAAATTTGGTCGTTTTTTTGTATGCTATTGCGATATATCATTCGATAGTTTTATCGTAGAAAAAATAAAATTTAAAGGTAATAATGATAGCTGTGAACAAATATATAATTCAACAATATATTTACCCATCCCCCCCGCTGAGCAAGCCTTTACTTAAAATTACACTCCTTGACGATTTCAGGTATTGAAAGTCATTTCATTTTCAGTATTATGCAAATCAACTTTTCATGAGCCACTTTAGGCCCTTTAGCTCAGTGGTTAGAGCTAGCGGCTCATAACCGCTTGGTCGTCGGTTCGAATCCGGCAAGGGCCACCAAAAATTACAATCGCAAATAAAGCAGTATATTTATTAGTTATGCGCTGTTAGCTCAGTAGGATAGAGCAATTGCCTTCTAAGCATTTGGTCACTGGTTCGACTCCAGTACAGCGCGCTCATTTCATTATATTTTTTAAATGTTATTTCATATTGAAAGAGATAAATAATAATAAAGAATAAACTGTTCCGGTGCAGATATCCTAACTGCTCGCACAAAGCATGGGGGACTAATTGCCCCTTACCTTAAACAGATAAATCCCGGGTAACATAGACGAATGAATTGTACATTCGTTAATGCTCAGCCCCAGCCTCTCCATCAGATACTCCCTTCTTTTCCTGGGAACAAAGTCAGGGGAATCAGCAGACTGAAGGGGACATAAGCCCCCTTTTCTCAGAAGGAGTAACGGAAGTTGGCGTTGATGGCATTATCAATGTTGTACTTACCAAAGGCGGATTTCTCAACCCCCAGACCAGCATGAATGTTATTATGGACTTCTGCATTCAGACCGACAGACATCAGCATTCGCTCATCTTTTTCCCCCTTAATGCGCTTCTCCCCGGAGGCATCACGCAGCCTGGTATCTCTGTTGGTCAACAGGTCAAACTGGTACCCCAGACCAGCCCGTGCAGTCACTCTCCAGTCCTTACCGGAGAAAGATTTACCCACATCCATTCCAGTACGGCCAATCAGTGGATTATAATCCTTGCCCTTCATGAGCAGACTCATCCCCTGGTCATTCCAGGTGAACTGCTTACCAGATATGCTCCCATATACAAGTTCAAACTGTGGCTCAATCCAGGCATCTTCCGTAATATAACAACGATAGCCCATTTCTGTCCCCGCATACCAGGAGTGAGATCTGTAGTCTTTCGTTCCGAGTCCGGCAAAGGTGACCGTGTACTCGTTATCATGGTGAACATACTTACCAATCAGGTCGATATACGCACCAGAATCAAACATGGCTGATGCATACAGACCCGCACCTACTGACTTCGTTTTACCGCTGAAGCTATCGCTGCCAGCATTGCTGTTTGTATACGTCATGGTTACACCGGTGAAAAGGTTCAAACCATCAAGTTCATGTTTTTTATCAG is a window encoding:
- a CDS encoding NEL-type E3 ubiquitin ligase domain-containing protein, with amino-acid sequence MLVAGWYPPKERVSVAIRWEKENNVEYADVFKSFILRLYDTVNSLNDDEFSLKVSSWLSEIDKASELKKQSFCIAYDATETCEDRVSLTWNHMQRALKVYKAENGEYDDSIPSFFNLAKEMFRIEVLEEISHAKVKELNAEDEIEVWLALQCKLSDVLKLSTAVKDMRYFNVSNITQDDIDNAENIVKAREKNDFPSWFSKWQPWHSVIKRIAPKRYERTMEELYTFLEKDFPSQLSYQLSKQDLLGDADAERQYGVYLMSKFEDALYKNLTFDVLNDYAPDFAGMFL
- a CDS encoding AraC family transcriptional regulator, producing MTKKEIVMSVIKRIETKLQQMENISVDEVATISGYSKRYMQKIFQEVVGMRISKYIKKES